In Aedes albopictus strain Foshan chromosome 3, AalbF5, whole genome shotgun sequence, the following are encoded in one genomic region:
- the LOC109398870 gene encoding secernin-1: MSGIGGEAFVVLAPFVESGKTIIYGRNGVREPVDDSAVSEVHHYPASEGSGSVKCDSAEIDGAATYSVILSKPAGVWGAESGSNEKGVCLGLTFSEGHPVEGKLNATDLVRLGLERAASASEAIDIITSLNGQHGAAEESKDAPKAAFVVCDPNEAWLLNLVGCLWAAQKISSNSLALKPGLSVGTQLDRSSDDLQSKLQAIGAWDGSGDLNFAQAFGSDASRCWPGSEPSSEASFGVVQMFETLRAAGAEQKSLSSHVAVLSNSGLSCHWFTATPHPVESVFKPFIFTPGVKISPLTKVPPGESQTLLHKLHTNRKWENVGDLLMSLERTCVDEVNRFISEHSSEPNQELDELMKDCVEAEVKFYR, from the exons ATGTCTGGAATCGGTGGAGAGGCATTCGTCGTCCTTGCTCCGTTTGTCGAATCTGGAAAAACGATCATTTATGGGAGGAACGGAGTCCGTGAACCGGTGGATGACTCCGCAGTAAGCGAAGTGCATCATTACCCAGCATCCGAGGGCAGCGGATCAGTGAAA TGTGATTCGGCTGAAATTGATGGAGCTGCGACGTATTCTGTGATTCTGAGCAAACCGGCTGGTGTCTGGGGTGCCGAGAGCGGGTCCAACGAGAAAGGCGTTTGCCTGGGACTTACCTTCAGCGAGGGCCATCCGGTTGAGGGTAAACTCAACGCCACGGATCTGGTAAG ATTGGGCCTAGAACGAGCCGCCAGTGCATCCGAGGCCATCGATATCATTACTTCGCTAAATGGGCAACATGGTGCCGCCGAAGAAAGCAAAGACGCCCCCAAGGCGGCTTTCGTCGTTTGTGATCCGAACGAAGCCTGGCTGCTGAATCTCGTGGGATGCCTCTGGGCTGCACAAAAAATCTCCTCCAATAGTTTAGCCCTTAAGCCCGGCCTATCCGTGGGAACACAGCTCGATCGAAGTTCCGACGATCTACAATCCAAGCTACAAGCGATCGGCGCATGGGACGGTTCTGGGGACTTGAACTTCGCCCAGGCTTTCGGTTCGGATGCTTCCCGTTGCTGGCCGGGTAGTGAACCTTCCAGCGAAGCTTCCTTCGGAGTAGTGCAGATGTTCGAAACGCTGCGGGCTGCTGGCGCGGAACAAAAATCACTCTCCAGCCATGTGGCGGTTTTGTCCAATAGTGGCCTATCTTGTCACTGGTTCACTGCGACGCCCCATCCGGTGGAATCGGTGTTCAAACCGTTCATTTTCACTCCAGGGGTCAAGATTTCGCCTCTTACGAAAGTTCCTCCCGGGGAAAGTCAAACGTTGCTTCACAAGTTGCACACCAATCGGAAGTGGGAAAATGTGGGAGATTTACTGATGTCACTTGAGCGCACATGCGTCGACGAAGTTAATCGCTTCATTAGTGAACATTCTAGCGAGCCAAATCAGGAGCTAGATGAACTGATGAAGGACTGCGTGGAGGCTGAGGTTAAGTTCTATCGTTAA